The Haliotis asinina isolate JCU_RB_2024 chromosome 16, JCU_Hal_asi_v2, whole genome shotgun sequence DNA segment AATAACTCTTGACTTGTTCCAGAATGTTTAGAAAGTTGATAACTAATGAATGGCTCAGGAGTATTTTTGTAGACGAACGTGGGTTCAGACTGTGGTGCTTTAAGGGATAAAGGCAGGGATGGCAATTTGCCTTGAATCTGCAGATGCAACTCAATTGATCTTGATATTCGTTTAAATCCGAGGAGAAAATATTTAAGAGGTTGAGGTTGCTTATCAATGTCAAGTACCCACATCTGTGTCTCTTGGGCTATAAAAGTTCAGAATTTCGCCATAACTTCTATAGATACATTATTGTGGCCCCCTGACCCAAAGCTGTTGCCATCCCTGGATAAAGGACTCAAACTTTGTATTAACAATGTGGAGTTGACAGTGAATTGCTTCAAAATGTGAATTTACATCAGGAACATTAATTATCTTTTACCTGAAATATGATGTTATAAATATTGAAAGTTGATTATCTCcaacattttcattaataaaAGTATACTTTTAACTGAAATCTGAGGTGAATTCACCATTACAAATTTCTAGAAATCGTGCAGTACTGAACTTTCTACAGCTATGTAGATGTGACATTGAGCTCAGAAAGTCAGTCACTTGTTTAGTTGCTGTTGTCATGCAGTGTAGTTCATTGTGGGATAAGGCAACACCCAAACAAATGAGGACCAACATATTTCATCCAgtagggacccgtgaaggtcccggggtagaataggccttcagcaacccatgcttgccataaaaggcgactatgcttgtcgtaagagacgactaacgggatcaggtggtcagactagctgacttggttgacacatgtcattggttcccaattgcgcagatcgatgctcatgttgttgatcactggattgtctggtccagactcgattatttacagaccgtcgccatatagctggaatattgctaagtgtgacgtaaaactaaactcactcactcactcactcacccagtagGGGAAATATCCACTGGCCCTCTAGCCCATGGCTGGTAAAAATCCAGTAGGGCTTGCAAGTCAATACAGACCCGATGTCACTGGCTAGAGAATTTTTATGGGTTTACTTTGTAAATTAATATGTCACTCTCTCTGATTTGTAAAGTTTTAACACatgtttaaatcatgcaagattatgataAAAACGTTTACCATATTGGCAGTTTAATGATGAAAGCTGTGTCATGCTGACAGTATCTAATTCTCACCTAGTTTTGTAATATTTGGCTTAGTTTCTGCATTCAGATTCTGGGTTATTAAATTATTATGTGGGATAGTAACTTTCTGGCATAGCTAGCAAGATTTGGAAACTGTTTGGCACACTGGTCTCACCTGAACCTGCCCGGACTGTGCACTCCAGTACGTATCCTGTTGATGGCTGCCTCAGGCCTCATAGAGCCGCACCACACCTGCAACAGGAAGTAAAAGTGCAGGCACTGAACAAGTGGAACTACATGATCACCCAAGCAGATTCTTACTTGAAATTAACCAATCACTGCTACCTACATGAAACTGTGTAGCCATTTCTCATGTAAAACCTTCACATTGGCACCATACTGTTTTATTACATTACCAACACACTTCATCCTCTAAAGGACGCACACGTATAACACCGTTACATTGATATTATAAGGTCATTCCATCCTATCTACTGTGCTGTGTTGAGTGACATTATGAACCCATATCAACCTCAGAACAACTAACATGTGTAACATGACGCATTCCAGTTACCAAACCACTTGGTCTGAGTGACTCACCTCTGAACCCTgcttactggcaaacaaggataagttggaatGGCACGGAGAACACCTTTACAAGAAGTAGGCGGTGCACAGCAATAAGCattgtgaaagggagagcagatgtaggctagtcATTGATGGCAATATGCTGCGAATCTaggatttaaatgcaaatcaacTGATGCTGGACCCTGTAGTGGGCTTGTGGCCCCCAGACCCCCAGCTGATTTTCAGCTAAAATgactttcacctgttgccatccctggcTAGAGCATATGCCATGCTTATAAGACTCTCACACTGTCAGTTAAGCACTCTATTTGATCACAAACAACCTGGGGTTCCTTTGCTCACACTGGCAAGTGCCAGTGGGCATCTTCATAAATGTCACGtcagtgctcaacttatccttgtttgccagtaatacAGTGATGTTATCAACCCATCTCGTCCTCTAAGCAACTCACCTGAGCAAAGTTGAGGAAGAAGAGCTGAAAGTGGTCCAAATGGGCCAACCCTGGCAGCCTCTTCTCTTCTTTCGGCTGGGCCTCTGCCCACTTCCTATACGCCTGAATGAAAGGATTATGGGATTGTTTCAATGGACACAGAATATTGCACTCAGTGTCACCATTCACTTTTGCCTGAATTGAAGCATTGTGAGATAGTCACCACAgctaaaatattgtaattttatgGTAACTGCCCACTTCTTGTATGCTTGAAGTAAAACATTATGGGATGGTTACCAATGACAACCTATTCTGCTATTGTGGATGCTTATCTATTTTTGTGTTATGTAAAACTGTGTATGATAGTCACATTGATGACATGCTTGAGTGTTTAGAAAGTGCATAATTGCCATAAGGTTAGGTTAAGTTTATGTCAGCcatatttgttttatgttttgcaGATGTTCTTAGATGTCCATTAGATAGTAATATAACAGTTTATGAAGCTCAAGGGGAGGTAACGTGAGATTGCGAGAACCATGGGGATGTATTCCATCAGgcatgagtgtagttttaccaTGGACCCTGGAGACGCAGAGGACATGTTCTGGGACCCAAAAAGTTTTTACTTACTGTGTAGGCTTCCTTCAGTCCTCCATTGTCTGCAATATTTTCCCCTTGAGTCTGAACACCATTTACCTGTGGGGCAGAGCATGGAAACAGGTAAAACCTGACTGGATCCATGTTAAAGTTGGCATTCAGCAACCGATGCCTGTCGTAATAGGCAACTAAAGGGATGCAGTGGCcagccttgctgacttgcttAATGCCTgtcatttttgtcttgtttgaTATTGTTTGGAGATTTACAAGGTTTTTTGGGAACGTCAAGGTAGAATGAATGCTGTAATTTCCTttccacacacacaaacctaTGATTCTTTGTTTGAACCTGAATTTGCTTTAATTTTGTTTCTAGGTCTCTCAACTCAATACCACTGAGTTTCACAAAGTGGCTAGTGTGTGGGGCATGAATCACTTTAGGCCTCCACATATGAAGCTGATATGCAGTGAGAAAACtttaatactgctgagtgcagcattaaacccaactcactcactcactcactcactcactcactcactcactcactcttatctgAAAGTATAGTCATTCAAAGTAGCATGTTCAGCTATGAGGAACAATTCAAACAGGTGACATCTACCTTCATGTTGACTTGTGGTACCGTAAAGTTTCCATACTGTTTGATGATACACTGAGCACGCTCTTTGAACTTCTCAATTACGTGGTCATCCCACCATTGGATCAAGTTGCCATCCTTGTCAAACTGACGACCTGCATGTGGTGAACAATCAGTAAAACATCAGTAATGCATTGTGAAACATCAGTAAAACGTAAAAAAGCATCAGTAACATCAGGAGCTCATTATTATTGTCAGTGAAACATGGGAAATCGTCAGCATGATCATTCAAATATAGGCATACGAAACATTCGTCACAAGAAAGGAATGATACTATATGGGTGACAACTTCTTCACTGTTAATGTCCAACAGTTTGGAAAAGAATATTATACCACTGTCAAGCAAGAGAGACTCTGCCCTTgacatatttttatatcattgtCAGACTTGTTTGACACCTGCATGATGATCTATACCGAAATGTGAAATCATAGTATcagaaagaagttgtcatctgtCACACCTTTCTTATCATTCATCATTCTAAAATACCAATCAAACAGAACATCAGTAATAGATCAGCTCATAATATCCACGTAAACAGTCATTCAAGATCAGTGTTCACAAATAgcatctgaccctctgacaaatctggcggatttgccagtggtcagatagaaatcaccaacccgccagtcccagtgtctgactgaatacttcacaatgtctttgtgagaagttgttatttgtggcatgtgacacttgtttgctgattAGAAATCCAATGTTTGTTATCACATAATGTTAATagtttcaatgccaattataaaaaatgtgaaatctgaaatgttttactatattctgtgggtcctgtgaaatttcagtgggtcagacagagatctgaaacttacaggacctaatgtcctgttactttgaaacaccatcgtgaacactgcaAGATTTATAGAAGATAAAATTTTGACACTGTTGTGATATCAGCTGTAGTTATTGACCAAGCATTTGATACAGTGAGTTGggtgaaacatgttttgaacattGTGTCAGTTATATCATAGAAAGCCTGCATGATGTGGAAGGAAAGCCTAACTGATGCATGTTTCAGCCTTTcaacacattaatcaaacctATGTCCTTGAGTATGGTGctaacatgttaaaacattttcagattgTTTCCTTGTCAAATGTATGATACTTTTTCTTTTTTAGTTTATCTAGACAACCTAGAGATATGGAAGAATCAAAAGTTCTGATTGTAACACTCAAAAGTATGGCTTCATGAATTTGAATGTCAAACCTACTGCTATAGCCTTTTGCTAAAACGTCATAAACCCTCAGATATTAATAATTCATATGATATGCATGGACTTTAGGAAAGGCCAATACTTCCTTACTGTTATTAGAACATTCTGTTCACATTTGTAAGTCATGACTTGTGACAAGAACAGCTGGAACAACAGTCTTACCTCTGTCGTCAAAGCCATGTGTAATCTCATGTCCTATTACCATACCAATGCCCCCATAGTTCAGAGACCTGAAGGAAAATGTTGCAATGAATACAATACTATTTATAAataagaatgagtgtgtgaATAGGTTTTCTTATAAAACAACTTATGAGCATACTGCAGCAGTTTGTGGtagcaacaccagaaatgggaaatAAACGTATCATTTCAAGCTTGTTTAATTTTTAAGAACTATCAGAAAGAGTTTTTTTGCCTGGCAGATAATTGAATGTTGCACTGTCATTTTTGTAATAAATGCAAATACTGCGATTCAGAATAGGATATTGCAGAAAAAATTTaagttaaaatggaaaaaacaaAATCTTGCTTTCGATCATTTAATTACAGTGTACAGTTAATGAAATATCAGCTACAACATTGAGATGCATGATAaagcatacaactttatggataagaACTTGTTAATAATTGCACAGTGTGATGTTTCACTGTTGATTTTCATACCGTTTTCACTTAAAGCTTTTACCTTGAAAACGGCATAAGAATCAACACTAAAACATTGCTCTGTGCAGTAAACAGGAAGTTGGTATCCATAAACTTGTATGTTTTAATATCCATCTCAGTGTTGCTGCTGATGTTTCATTAAAACTGTGTATTGTATTTAAATGCTATCTTTGAAGAATGTTTCATTAAGTTGTATGCTTTATTATTGActcatcaacttctagaatgccaataaAGCAAATATTGAGATGCATTGGAATCACAATTACAGATATGAAATACTCACTTAGGGTATCCTTTGCTGTAGAATGGTGGTTGAAGAATGCCAGCAGGGATCACTATGAGAAGAAaattattcatatttaatttATTTCCTTTGCCTCAGAGAAAATCTTTTTGCCTGCTGAATGTCACACAGCAGTATTTCAACTATATGAAGGCTACCAGTAAATTCTCAAACTGTAGACAAGCATCGGTTTCTGGAGACTAGTTCTAACACAAATTCTCAAACTGTAGACAAACAACGGGTTTCTGGAGACATTGTTTATCTTCATATGACATATCTTAAGAGTATCTCTCAGCCACTGATGCTAGTTAGCTTTACTTTTACATTTGTTATTATTGGTTATGAAATTAACACGTTGGCAGACTGAATGTGGAAGATCTGCAAAATCTCACCCTTTGCATCTCCAAAGCTGTAATATGTCAAGACTTCCTTGACTTGTTATCAGAAAACGTGTGAGATTCTAAGTAACTTGATGTGGATGTTTTTAGATCAAGCATCCAGACTCCTGCTGTTTCTCCTGCCAAGCATAGGCACTGTTCTGTTTTATTTTAGAAATAAGAGGAAGGTTCTGCCTTGAGTATCCAGTAAATGAAAGCAACTCACTGATTTGATTTTTCGTTGAACTGTAGAAAGCATTCACTACAACTGGAGTTGTGGACCATCTGATGAAGGAAGGAAATCACTCATCAGTTAGAGACATATAAGCATCAACAATATCAGCAGCAAATCTCAACCTTTTCTCAATACTTTTCAATTTTGTCAACACAGTAAGCTATGTATATCACACACTCTTAAAACAAAGTcatggatttgtttgtttttgttcctaTTAGTTATATGGTTCAGTTGAGATCTGTATAACAAAACTTCAGTTATAGCACACTAAAAGTAGTGACTCCTTTGAGTTTGTTATTACAAACCTTCGATTATAGCACATTAAAATTAGAGGCTCCTTTGAGTTTGTTATGACTAGTTTACATAGTTATAACATATTAAATAGTTTCCTTTATTAGGCCACACCAGTTTTGCTTGCCGGTTCCATTTTTTCAAGAATCAGAAAAAAGGAATTAATTTTCCCCACTCAAAAAATAGAATTCTAATGATTGTTTTTTGTCTCATATATACTTCATAAATTgacaagaataaaatattttcaatatttagaagGAGTATTATTTTGTCTtgagatttatatattttttaaaatatttttttcctcCTGCCTTCAGGTTTTCTGGCGACAGACatctgttaaacaacaaataaaactgGCCTGGCCTTACAATATGTTTAGTATAAACTCCCAGTGAGTTAAAAACTGAATGGTATTCATGGGAATAGGGGTTTGGCACCGTCAGAAAGCAGTAATGTCACACAACAGGAGATAGATATCACATGAATATGTTCTCACTGAGACTTGTCAACTGGTTCTCTGAGTTTTTTAATGTTGGTGAGGGCTCTGCTCTTGATGTTGGCCATCACATTCTCAAAGTAGCGGTCTTTGTAAAACTCCACCTGAAATAGACAAAAGGTAGGAAATGCAAATTAATGTAAAGGTCATTTTACAAACGAAGTAAGTGAGACATATAGTATTTGCTCTTCATGCTTAAGGCCTGTGTAGAATTCCACACAAAGTGTGAAACCCACTTCTGGTCTCCAgtgatgaaggtggaatgttgctgtgAGTGACGTTAAACCCTTATTCACATGTATGATGACAGAATGGACCCACAATTCCCCATGCTTGTTTCCAGATCATACTTTGTTTGAACAGGTTTTCCTTTTGCTATTGTATCCTCTGCTGTCACTGGTTTGCTCTGACAGAAATTTCGTTGATTGAAAAACACTTTGAAGAAAGTGTCTGAGGACAAAAAGTCATGCACAGTAATTATGTTTCAGGATTTGTAAAGTATATCTTTCATGTCCACTCTCACGTTTTATGTTAATATAGGATGCAAAATATGTGTTTGCTAAAACCCtggatgtatattttgaaagtatcttagtgctaagatagttgtgagatagtgttaatgtgtggcccttatgactatcttagcattaagaaaacttgaaaattgAGGCCCAGGGACCTAGCTGTGATTAGTGATACTTACATCAGCATACTCCTTGTCCAGTGCTGTGTCATTCAGGATGAATTCTGGGTAGCCAATCTTCTCAGCAATAGCATCGGCCTGCAACAGCAGGTTATAAACCTGAACATACACTCTTCAACATGCTTATGGACCGTCTATCAGCCAGCTACTTTTTaaaatctaaaaaaaaaaatttttgtGTTTAACAATGGTGGCATGACACTTTCTTACCTTTTCGCGAGCAACAACTCTAGTTGTTTCATCCATCCAATCAGCTTCCTCCAGCACATGGTAGAAGGAATAGCGGATGTTATGGATCATTTCCAGGGCCTGGATAAGAAGAAGGAAGAATACATAGCAGGATAAACtaggaataaataaattacaggtGCAGGATAAActgggaataaataaataaataaatgaatgaatgaatgaatgaatgaatgaatgaatgaatgaatgaatgaatgaataaatgaattacaGGTGCAGGATAAACTAGGAATAAGAAAATTACTGGTGCAGGAACAACtaggaataaataaattactggTGCATGATAAAccaggaataaataaattacaggtGCAGGATAAACtaggaataaataaattacaggtGAAGGATAAacaggaataaataaattacagatTATAGACAAAGTAGGAATGAATATATTGCAGGTGCTGGATAAGGATAAGAAATTATACATTACAGGTGTTGGATAAACTAGGAATGAATAAATTATAAAACTACTGTATGTTGCAGCTGTGTTTTTGTGTAAATGATTTGATAATCTGCATCCATCAGGCACTCTAGAAACCTCTGTTGCCCCAGTTTTGTTTCAAGGTCTGCTGGAATCATGTCTGTGATCATGGTTTCACCAGAATGTCTGACATCTTGGTTACTCCATGCTTTCCCATATGTCTAGCGGGCTTCCTGTCATGTAACTGATATACTGTTTCAACTTACTATACTTTTAGCATCTTCATCAAAATGTTTCTCTACAAACAGTCTGCCAACAGCATTGCCCATGTTGTCGTTAACGTAGGTGGCACAGTCACGCCATCTTGCTCTTTCAGTCTCTGAGCCCAGAATTTTCTGAAACAAGATAGATATTGTATTTGTGATGAAGATGGCACTGGTTATTTGTTGTACAGTTTGGGACCAGTACATATTATTTTGCACATCCAACTAACCAGTGTTTGTTTGGTTCTTGTTTAATACCCAACTCAGAAATATATATCAGCTGtaagcagtctgtaaataactgagtctggaccagagtaTTCAGTGATTGATAGCATGACCAATtaatctacacagttgggaaacgatgacatccAGGAACCAAGTCAACAAATCTGACCACCAAATCTGTACCAATTATCACCAATGCCTGGCTATAGCGCTTGCGCAGACAGCTTTACTTGTACTTCCATAGTaattcacacattgacacatccaAAAAACGATAGGTTACAAGAGTTAAAATTACTGTGAGTATTTTACGTTGTAgatgttacaaatatgaatccctcAGAAGAAGGGACCCAGACACGTTGGGGTATGTCACGTGACTGTTAGTGTGTTGAAATTAGTGAAATTTCATAAACGATGAGATTTGAATCATAATCATTCAGGCTGTGTTGTGAATCTACGACTTAACAGTTCAGACCATAAAAAGTGCAGATTTATCAGTCAATCACTTAACTTTGAATTGACCCAAATTTCCATCTCCGTTTTATGGACTCAACAGATACCATCCAGGAAATACTGACATTATATATCTGTCaattttcacctttatctttACGTTTTTCtccgagaaaacaaacattgccaaAACTGCAAACAACCCCCAGGTGACATCTCCGTTTTCCCGTCGACTTATATCAGCATCCATCTACATCCACAATGAGAGCGAGTTTTGGTCTTTTAATTCttatttgaaacaaattccaattatgaaatttcttcaatatatcagtgtttgaaacacaatagttttattaccaagTTTATGTCAAATCAGATGAATAGCATAAAAAATTCAGAAATGTTGATGACTGGTCTTGTTAGATGTTGGGAAAGCatgacattaaccatcacataCCACTCTTCCAGAAAACATTGATGAATAGCTAttatatcatcaagacaaattttatttcattgtgttAAGAAATAATGGGGCAAATCGTTAAAAACCGCTTAAAAATGGcaataactggtcgctagccaatAGTTATCCATAAGCCATGATAGGCATTCAAGTTTGTTCAGCTTCTAAATGTCTTCAAAAACTTCAGGTTATAGCAGTGTCATAAATTAAGCAAAATTGCAATATCTAGCAAGTGTATCATAGCGGAGTGTCCCAAATTCCATATTCATGGTGGCCACTTTATGATGTTGATTGAAGGGTGCTGTAAGAATATTAGTCTTTCTCAACATTCACTGATGTGGATCCAGAGTGGTGCCTGGAGTTCTGGGCCTAagttttcgaagctctcttagtgctaagatagtcataagtgccacacattaacattaacttttgactatcttagcactaagagagcttctaaACTCTAGGCCATAACTGGAATCGGTCTCATTTTTGTATCAGTTATTTGTGCCAAGAGGCTTACCTTGTAGTAATCTTTACGGACGTTCCTGTACTTGTCTGGCAGATTGGTCACCCGGTTCATCATGATGCGCCAAACCAGATAGTTGAATATCACTCTAAAACACAACCATTGTCAACAATAACTTCTAATTTCTTTTTGTACATACTTATTACAATTACTTGGGGCTTAAATGAGATGTGCTTGATAAAGCTGTGGTTAAAGATAAGTACTGGCACAAAGTGgactgttttttttctttattcctTGTTGGCAAACGTTTTCGTTATTCCAGATACcatatacagtcaagtcttgttaatccgACATAGTTCGTTGCACAGAAAGTTGTCGAATTAACAAGCATAAATAAATGAGACTACAAAATGTTTATTcagtttgttaccaacaaaagcatTGGATAAAGCCGACAGTCGGATAATGACACTTGACTAgattattatatggtctctgattgtTCTGAGAGAATAATGGAACAGACGTGTGTAAACCTGAATGAAACTGTCTTGATAAAAATTTAACAATAAAGTAACGAGAACATgttacatgtcagtatttccaCTGTTGCAATGTCTTAACCATTCACAGTCCATCATAGGCTCAGAAATGTTCAGACCAATCATGGCATTGAAGGAAATATCTTGCTTCATGGGTATTTTTTCAGTCATGTAATGGCTTTAATCAGAGTTCCAGTTGAAAAAGAAGTTATGAAACATTTTTATGAGTGTCATTGAACCAGATCAGCTCTTTCTGAAGGCTAAAAAGGTTATGACCAGTCATAGCACTAAGGAAAATATCTATCTTCACCATTGTAGTTGTTTCTTATTGGAACCATATTTCTAACACAGCAGgaggtagtggggtagcctgatggttaaagcgtttgctcatcatgctgaagatcaggGTTGATTTCCCTTACATGGGTAAGTGTCCCCTGCCgcgatattgatggaatattgctaagagctaTGTAAaagcatcactcactcactaactctaacACAGCAGATTATCTGCCGCTTACCTCTTGTCCCATCGATGGAGAATCTTTACCATGTTCTCCAGGTAGTCGGGGGCATACACTACAACCTCTTCTACAGTGTCGATGGCAATATTGACATGACCAAATATCACAGATAAGTACCTCAACCAGTCAAACTGAAATCCAGTAAATTTTTATTACGTATGATAAAACCAATTTAGTCTGTGCACCAAACTTTTGCCCTCTAATTGAGGTGCTTTCTTAAGCAGCTTTTATCTTGAtacatgccatgatattgtgatattgaagACATGAATGTATGTACCTATGTACAGAAATGTgaaattcttttttttctttttaaattcaTTGCAGTCCATTTCCTATcttaggggtggtggggtagccttctggttaaagtgtttgctcatcacatcaaagactcaggttcgattccctatatgggtgaaatgtgtgaggctcatttctaatatctctgatggaatattgttaatactgatgtgaaactaaacttaccCACTGACTTGCTATTTCATATCTTGTGCTCTGTCAAGAACTACATTGTACTGTATAAGTTAACAAACAAGGGATAtaaattttgaatgaaaatgtgcGATAGTTTGCCCCATCActtgacatgatgacatgtgttggtttgttgtgggGTGTAGTAACGGTTTAAATAGTGGATTAAATTATAAAAGCTCTCTTCTCAGGGTTTTCACATCACTGGGGATTAACCTGATCATACCCTTAGGGTTGTCAGCATATGTGCAACCTTTCAGGTTTGAGTGCAAAGTACCTGTATCACTTGAATCTTTGCTATCATTTCATgctgcgatatagctggaaataCTATTAACAGCAAAATTAAAtcctgctcactcactcactctctgggAGGCCTACCCCAGGGACTCTTTGTTGTAGGTCTGCAATTGTCATCCTGTTGTATAACTGTTCATTGTCCCGGCGCTGGTCCTGGGGGATTGTAATCTGAAAAAATTGTAATTTCAAAAagttttaatatatttgttattatggATACACATATTTCTTTAGCAGATGGGCATGTGTATGTGGGAGATCTTATCTTTTTAAGCTGTAGCTATGATTTGGGTTCGAACTCCCACCACTGTGGTCTGAACCCATCATGTCttaccaaaagatgttaaaaggTGGTACTTGTTGCCTTGCCTGATGGTTGGCATAAAAGGGAATATACGGAAGAGTGGTCTGCACTGTGTCAGTATTCAGTTTCCAAGTGTACTGCTGGTACTGGAAACtcgcacacacgcatacacacatcacTATATAAATGCAACAATCTTGAACATTATGTTAAACTCATTTTATCTCACCTCACTTACAGTCATCTCACCTCATGCTGCTTTTGCAGGGATCGAAATTACGGTTTTTTTTCAAGTGTGCCTCACGAACACTGTCATGATAATTAAAGTATGCCATTTCATTTTTAGGTGTATCATAAATTCATGGTCCAgtaaaatgaatttcaaaacattacatGACTTGAAGTGAATGTGAAAGTTGTAATTTGAACTTTCACATATAAATCCTGAGTAATAAAACAATGCTAGgtatgtatttttgttatttcactGCCCTCAAACTTTGAAAA contains these protein-coding regions:
- the LOC137268378 gene encoding neprilysin-like isoform X1, yielding MMYDKPKEEAPAEERIELLPTTGQDSMAASVNGSPQFPPTQMNGQANYVTAEEGKTQVAYAGTPQMSGKWKPTWLGGWTRLEVLFLILSLILAIIIVVLIIVIVAANGYDSASSGSSSDLSTQSAKQTKWRFTPQAKGVGADGRPSDSSQKGNQIKEPVIPSDLTMDDLCLTTDCVKASSRLINAMDASADPCEDFFQYACGNWNNINVIPDDRATFNTFSKLRDEIQVMLKGLLEEPVTDKDSAATRKAKHLYDSCVNETQIDIQGLGPVKRLLKELGGWPVVLDSEWKGEDHDMLDLILKLRLYNNKVLIDQWISADDKNSEVNIIQLDQPDLGMPSRDYYLKGRDDPSVLAYEKYARDVAIMFGANETVAESDISKIIDFETELANITIPQDQRRDNEQLYNRMTIADLQQRVPGFDWLRYLSVIFGHVNIAIDTVEEVVVYAPDYLENMVKILHRWDKRVIFNYLVWRIMMNRVTNLPDKYRNVRKDYYKKILGSETERARWRDCATYVNDNMGNAVGRLFVEKHFDEDAKSIALEMIHNIRYSFYHVLEEADWMDETTRVVAREKADAIAEKIGYPEFILNDTALDKEYADVEFYKDRYFENVMANIKSRALTNIKKLREPVDKSQWSTTPVVVNAFYSSTKNQIMIPAGILQPPFYSKGYPKSLNYGGIGMVIGHEITHGFDDRGRQFDKDGNLIQWWDDHVIEKFKERAQCIIKQYGNFTVPQVNMKVNGVQTQGENIADNGGLKEAYTAYRKWAEAQPKEEKRLPGLAHLDHFQLFFLNFAQVWCGSMRPEAAINRIRTGVHSPGRFRVIGTLQNSHSFTEAFGCPLNSTMNPPHKCAVW
- the LOC137268378 gene encoding neprilysin-1-like isoform X3, coding for MAASVNGSPQFPPTQMNGQANYVTAEEGKTQVAYAGTPQMSGKWKPTWLGGWTRLEVLFLILSLILAIIIVVLIIVIVAANGYDSASSGSSSDLSTQSAKQTKWRFTPQAKGVGADGRPSDSSQKGNQIKEPVIPSDLTMDDLCLTTDCVKASSRLINAMDASADPCEDFFQYACGNWNNINVIPDDRATFNTFSKLRDEIQVMLKGLLEEPVTDKDSAATRKAKHLYDSCVNETQIDIQGLGPVKRLLKELGGWPVVLDSEWKGEDHDMLDLILKLRLYNNKVLIDQWISADDKNSEVNIIQLDQPDLGMPSRDYYLKGRDDPSVLAYEKYARDVAIMFGANETVAESDISKIIDFETELANITIPQDQRRDNEQLYNRMTIADLQQRVPGFDWLRYLSVIFGHVNIAIDTVEEVVVYAPDYLENMVKILHRWDKRVIFNYLVWRIMMNRVTNLPDKYRNVRKDYYKKILGSETERARWRDCATYVNDNMGNAVGRLFVEKHFDEDAKSIALEMIHNIRYSFYHVLEEADWMDETTRVVAREKADAIAEKIGYPEFILNDTALDKEYADVEFYKDRYFENVMANIKSRALTNIKKLREPVDKSQWSTTPVVVNAFYSSTKNQIMIPAGILQPPFYSKGYPKSLNYGGIGMVIGHEITHGFDDRGRQFDKDGNLIQWWDDHVIEKFKERAQCIIKQYGNFTVPQVNMKVNGVQTQGENIADNGGLKEAYTAYRKWAEAQPKEEKRLPGLAHLDHFQLFFLNFAQVWCGSMRPEAAINRIRTGVHSPGRFRVIGTLQNSHSFTEAFGCPLNSTMNPPHKCAVW
- the LOC137268378 gene encoding neprilysin-like isoform X2 — its product is MRTEAVEVHHKERIELLPTTGQDSMAASVNGSPQFPPTQMNGQANYVTAEEGKTQVAYAGTPQMSGKWKPTWLGGWTRLEVLFLILSLILAIIIVVLIIVIVAANGYDSASSGSSSDLSTQSAKQTKWRFTPQAKGVGADGRPSDSSQKGNQIKEPVIPSDLTMDDLCLTTDCVKASSRLINAMDASADPCEDFFQYACGNWNNINVIPDDRATFNTFSKLRDEIQVMLKGLLEEPVTDKDSAATRKAKHLYDSCVNETQIDIQGLGPVKRLLKELGGWPVVLDSEWKGEDHDMLDLILKLRLYNNKVLIDQWISADDKNSEVNIIQLDQPDLGMPSRDYYLKGRDDPSVLAYEKYARDVAIMFGANETVAESDISKIIDFETELANITIPQDQRRDNEQLYNRMTIADLQQRVPGFDWLRYLSVIFGHVNIAIDTVEEVVVYAPDYLENMVKILHRWDKRVIFNYLVWRIMMNRVTNLPDKYRNVRKDYYKKILGSETERARWRDCATYVNDNMGNAVGRLFVEKHFDEDAKSIALEMIHNIRYSFYHVLEEADWMDETTRVVAREKADAIAEKIGYPEFILNDTALDKEYADVEFYKDRYFENVMANIKSRALTNIKKLREPVDKSQWSTTPVVVNAFYSSTKNQIMIPAGILQPPFYSKGYPKSLNYGGIGMVIGHEITHGFDDRGRQFDKDGNLIQWWDDHVIEKFKERAQCIIKQYGNFTVPQVNMKVNGVQTQGENIADNGGLKEAYTAYRKWAEAQPKEEKRLPGLAHLDHFQLFFLNFAQVWCGSMRPEAAINRIRTGVHSPGRFRVIGTLQNSHSFTEAFGCPLNSTMNPPHKCAVW